One segment of Bacteroides caecimuris DNA contains the following:
- a CDS encoding CidA/LrgA family protein, whose amino-acid sequence MIRQCAILFGCLALGELIVYLTGIKLPSSIIGMLLLTLFLKLGWIKLHWVQGLSDFLVANLGFFFVPPGVALMLYFDVIAAEFWPIVTATIVSTALVLVVTGWVHQIVRKFRLARQIKLARKLRLTDFHLSEKLHLKDKINLTNKDK is encoded by the coding sequence ATGATACGTCAGTGCGCCATTTTATTCGGCTGTTTGGCTTTGGGTGAATTAATAGTTTATCTTACGGGTATCAAGCTCCCCTCCAGCATCATCGGTATGCTGCTGCTCACCCTCTTTTTAAAATTAGGTTGGATTAAACTACACTGGGTACAGGGATTGTCCGACTTTCTGGTTGCCAACTTAGGATTCTTTTTCGTTCCGCCCGGTGTGGCTCTTATGCTATACTTTGATGTTATTGCGGCAGAGTTCTGGCCGATAGTAACAGCGACCATTGTCAGCACCGCGCTTGTACTTGTCGTTACGGGATGGGTACATCAAATCGTCCGCAAGTTCAGGCTGGCACGTCAGATTAAGCTGGCGCGCAAACTTCGCCTGACGGATTTCCATCTGTCGGAGAAACTGCACCTTAAAGATAAAATCAACTTAACAAATAAAGACAAATGA
- the pta gene encoding phosphate acetyltransferase, whose translation MLNLINQIVARAKANRQRIVLPEGTEERTLKAANMILTDEVADLILLGKPTEINELAAKWGLGNISKATIVDPETSPKHEEYAQLLCELRKKKGMTIEEARKLTNDPLFFGCLMMKNGDADGQLAGARNTTGNVLRPALQIIKTAPGITCVSGAMLLLTHAPEYGKNGVLVMGDVAVTPVPDANQLAQIAVCTAQTAKAVAGIENPKVAMLSFSTKGSAKHEVVDKVVEATKIAKEMAPTLDLDGELQADAALVPEVGKSKAPGSEVAGQANVLIVPSLEVGNISYKLVQRLGHADAIGPILQGIACPVNDLSRGCSIEDVYRMIAITANQAIAAKANK comes from the coding sequence ATGCTCAATTTAATCAACCAAATCGTGGCGCGTGCGAAAGCGAATCGCCAACGTATTGTTCTTCCGGAAGGAACTGAAGAACGCACATTGAAAGCTGCCAATATGATTTTGACAGACGAAGTAGCTGATCTAATTTTACTGGGTAAACCGACAGAAATTAATGAACTTGCTGCAAAATGGGGATTGGGAAACATCAGTAAAGCTACTATCGTTGATCCTGAAACTTCTCCGAAACACGAAGAATATGCGCAGTTGTTGTGTGAACTTCGTAAAAAGAAGGGGATGACTATCGAAGAAGCCCGCAAATTAACGAATGATCCTTTATTCTTTGGTTGTTTAATGATGAAGAACGGTGACGCTGACGGTCAGTTGGCTGGTGCCCGCAACACTACTGGTAATGTATTGCGTCCTGCTTTGCAGATTATCAAGACTGCTCCGGGAATCACTTGCGTATCTGGTGCTATGTTGCTCCTGACTCATGCTCCCGAATATGGAAAGAATGGAGTTTTGGTCATGGGTGATGTTGCCGTAACTCCGGTTCCTGATGCTAACCAATTGGCGCAGATTGCAGTTTGTACAGCGCAGACAGCCAAGGCGGTTGCCGGTATCGAAAATCCGAAAGTAGCTATGTTGAGTTTCTCTACCAAAGGCTCTGCTAAACATGAAGTGGTAGACAAAGTAGTAGAAGCAACTAAAATAGCTAAGGAAATGGCTCCGACTCTTGATTTGGACGGTGAATTGCAGGCAGATGCGGCTCTTGTTCCTGAAGTAGGTAAAAGCAAAGCACCGGGTTCGGAGGTAGCCGGACAGGCAAATGTACTGATCGTTCCGAGCCTGGAAGTAGGTAACATCTCTTATAAGCTAGTTCAACGTTTGGGACATGCTGATGCTATCGGCCCGATCCTTCAAGGTATCGCTTGCCCGGTAAACGACTTGTCTCGCGGTTGCTCTATTGAAGATGTATATCGTATGATTGCTATCACGGCTAACCAGGCTATTGCTGCAAAGGCAAATAAATAA
- a CDS encoding acetate kinase — protein MKVLVLNCGSSSIKYKLFDMTSKEVIAQGGIEKIGLKGSFLKLTLPNGEKKILEKDIPEHTVGVEFILNTLIHPEYGAIKSLDEINAVGHRMVHGGERFSESVLLNKEVLEAFTACNDLAPLHNPANLKGVNAVSAILPNIPQVGVFDTAFHQTMPDYAYMYAIPYELYEKYGVRRYGFHGTSHRYVSKRVCEFLGVNPEGKKIITCHIGNGGSIAAIKDGKCIDTTMGLTPLEGLMMGTRSGDIDAGAVTFVMEKEGLNTTGVSNLLNKKSGVLGISGVSSDMRELDAACQAGNPKAILAEKMYYYRIKKYIGAYAAALGGVDIVLFTGGVGENQSQCRETVCEGLEFMGIEIDKAMNDKIHGDEAVISTPASKVKVVVIPTDEELLIASDTMDILKK, from the coding sequence ATGAAAGTTCTGGTATTGAACTGCGGAAGTTCATCTATTAAATATAAATTGTTCGATATGACCAGCAAAGAAGTGATTGCGCAAGGTGGTATCGAAAAAATCGGTCTGAAAGGCTCTTTCTTGAAACTGACTTTGCCGAACGGTGAAAAGAAAATTCTGGAAAAAGATATTCCTGAACATACAGTAGGAGTAGAGTTTATTCTGAATACATTGATTCACCCCGAATATGGCGCTATCAAATCTTTGGATGAAATCAATGCCGTAGGTCACCGTATGGTACACGGAGGCGAGCGTTTCAGCGAATCTGTATTGTTGAATAAGGAGGTATTGGAAGCTTTTACAGCTTGCAATGATCTGGCTCCGTTGCACAATCCGGCTAACTTGAAAGGTGTGAATGCAGTTTCTGCTATTCTTCCTAACATTCCGCAGGTAGGTGTATTTGATACGGCTTTTCATCAGACTATGCCGGATTATGCTTACATGTATGCTATTCCTTATGAATTGTATGAAAAGTATGGCGTGCGTCGTTATGGCTTCCACGGAACTTCTCATCGTTATGTTTCGAAGCGTGTATGCGAATTTCTGGGCGTAAATCCTGAAGGAAAGAAAATCATCACTTGCCACATCGGTAATGGCGGTTCTATTGCTGCTATCAAAGATGGTAAATGTATCGACACTACTATGGGCTTGACTCCACTGGAAGGTTTGATGATGGGTACTCGTAGCGGTGACATTGATGCCGGTGCGGTAACATTTGTCATGGAAAAAGAAGGCTTGAACACTACGGGTGTTTCCAACCTGTTGAACAAGAAGAGCGGTGTACTCGGTATTTCAGGTGTATCAAGCGATATGCGTGAATTGGATGCTGCTTGCCAAGCCGGTAATCCGAAAGCAATCCTTGCAGAAAAGATGTACTACTACCGTATTAAGAAATATATCGGTGCTTATGCTGCTGCATTGGGCGGTGTAGATATTGTTCTGTTTACGGGCGGTGTAGGTGAAAACCAGTCACAATGTCGTGAAACTGTCTGCGAAGGACTTGAATTTATGGGTATCGAAATTGACAAAGCGATGAATGATAAGATTCATGGCGATGAGGCTGTCATTTCTACTCCTGCTTCTAAAGTGAAAGTGGTAGTGATTCCGACAGATGAAGAACTGCTGATTGCATCCGATACAATGGATATTTTGAAGAAGTAA
- a CDS encoding DeoR/GlpR family DNA-binding transcription regulator, translating to MTSIAERHKYILESLAKNGFIKVNEIAKELEVTPVTIRKDLKHLEEKKLLYRTHGSASPVNPLTSDIDVHEKEKLRKEEKKRIATAAAKLIEENDSIIIASGSTVHTFAEHITPINHLTVVTASLKTSLLLNTINNIEVIQLGGIVRKNSFSVIGDYTSLFFEQITCSKLFLGVDGIDLEYGITNSNIEEAVLNKKMIEASLRTIILADSSKFGRRGFGKICSLDCIDVIITDSGISQSMAQAIEEMGIELIIV from the coding sequence ATGACAAGTATTGCTGAAAGACATAAGTATATTCTTGAAAGTTTAGCAAAAAACGGTTTCATCAAAGTAAATGAAATCGCTAAAGAACTGGAAGTTACTCCTGTAACAATCCGAAAAGATTTAAAACATCTGGAAGAAAAGAAACTTCTCTACCGTACTCATGGAAGTGCAAGTCCGGTCAACCCATTAACATCAGATATTGATGTGCACGAAAAAGAAAAGCTTCGAAAAGAAGAAAAGAAAAGAATCGCTACCGCTGCAGCTAAATTAATAGAAGAAAACGATTCTATTATCATTGCTTCCGGCTCTACCGTACATACGTTTGCCGAGCATATCACTCCCATCAACCACCTAACTGTAGTCACAGCTTCTCTGAAAACCTCCTTATTATTAAATACCATTAATAATATCGAAGTAATCCAGCTCGGGGGAATCGTACGGAAGAATTCTTTTTCCGTCATTGGCGACTACACTTCTTTGTTTTTTGAACAAATCACTTGCTCAAAACTCTTTTTAGGAGTAGACGGTATTGACCTGGAGTACGGAATCACAAACTCTAATATTGAAGAAGCTGTCCTCAACAAGAAAATGATAGAGGCGTCATTACGTACTATCATCTTGGCAGATTCTTCCAAATTCGGGCGACGTGGATTCGGTAAAATCTGTAGTTTAGACTGTATCGATGTGATAATCACAGACTCCGGCATTTCCCAGTCAATGGCGCAAGCGATTGAAGAAATGGGCATTGAGCTTATCATTGTCTAA
- a CDS encoding glycerol-3-phosphate dehydrogenase/oxidase, translating into MKRSDLLERMLNWKCECDILVIGGGATGLGAAVDAASRGYRVILLEQHDFAKGTSCRSTKLVHGGVRYLAQGDVSMVVEALHERGRMRLNAPHLVKDMRFIIGNYRWWEKPFYAVGLTCYDLLAGRKALGRSLPMLKRSVLKEIPSLKHEGLRGGVVYHDGQFDDSRMAITLALTAIDKGGVCLNYMKVNCLLKDAAGKINGVHAVDTLDGKEYQIKSKVVVNATGVFVDDVMKMDECDTRKKVRPSQGVHLVVDSKFLGGRSALMIPKTKDGRVLFGVPWHGKVVLGTTDTPLNEASLEPRALEEEVDFILDQAGQYLDRKPTRADVLSIFAGLRPLAAPTHADSKKTKEISRNHKIYRSKSGLLTITGGKWTTYRAMAEDVINQAIVIGGLSPAECVTKNLRVHGYTTEQFDENDWNYVYGSDADKIQKMIEKEPSFAEKLYEGYTFTAAHVVWAAREEFAQNIEDVLARRVRMLFLDARAALEIAPKVASVLAAELGKDKTWEQAQIADFNRLARGYILN; encoded by the coding sequence ATGAAACGAAGTGATTTGCTTGAGAGGATGCTCAATTGGAAATGTGAATGTGATATCTTGGTAATCGGTGGTGGGGCTACCGGATTAGGGGCTGCAGTGGACGCAGCCTCCAGAGGGTACAGAGTTATTCTATTGGAACAGCATGATTTTGCTAAGGGTACTTCTTGCCGCAGTACGAAGCTGGTACATGGAGGAGTTCGGTATCTGGCGCAGGGAGATGTCTCTATGGTAGTTGAAGCATTACATGAACGTGGGCGTATGAGACTCAATGCTCCTCATTTGGTGAAAGATATGCGTTTTATCATCGGTAATTACCGCTGGTGGGAAAAGCCTTTTTATGCGGTGGGGCTGACTTGTTATGATTTACTGGCAGGACGCAAAGCATTGGGACGTTCGTTGCCGATGTTAAAACGTTCTGTATTAAAAGAAATACCTTCTTTAAAGCATGAAGGATTGAGAGGCGGAGTGGTATATCATGACGGACAGTTTGATGATTCGCGCATGGCTATAACGCTGGCACTGACCGCTATTGATAAAGGTGGAGTGTGCTTGAATTATATGAAGGTGAATTGTTTGCTGAAAGATGCCGCCGGAAAAATAAATGGGGTGCATGCTGTCGATACACTTGACGGGAAAGAATATCAGATCAAATCGAAAGTAGTAGTGAATGCTACCGGAGTTTTTGTGGACGATGTGATGAAGATGGATGAATGTGATACGCGGAAGAAGGTACGTCCTAGCCAGGGAGTACATTTGGTAGTTGATAGTAAATTCCTGGGTGGTCGTTCGGCACTAATGATACCTAAAACGAAAGATGGACGCGTTCTTTTTGGAGTGCCCTGGCACGGCAAAGTGGTGCTTGGCACCACGGATACCCCTCTGAATGAAGCTTCTTTGGAACCGAGAGCATTGGAAGAAGAAGTTGATTTCATTTTAGATCAGGCGGGTCAGTATCTCGACCGCAAACCGACCCGTGCCGATGTGCTTTCGATTTTTGCCGGTTTGCGTCCTTTAGCTGCGCCAACGCATGCTGATTCGAAGAAAACGAAAGAGATTTCACGGAATCATAAAATCTATCGTTCGAAATCGGGGCTTTTGACAATTACCGGAGGGAAGTGGACTACTTATCGTGCAATGGCTGAAGATGTCATCAATCAGGCTATCGTGATAGGAGGATTGTCTCCTGCGGAATGTGTGACGAAAAATTTGAGGGTTCATGGATATACAACAGAGCAATTTGATGAGAATGATTGGAATTATGTGTATGGTAGCGACGCGGACAAAATACAAAAAATGATAGAAAAAGAACCTTCTTTTGCCGAAAAGTTGTATGAAGGTTATACTTTTACAGCGGCGCATGTTGTGTGGGCGGCTCGTGAGGAGTTTGCGCAGAATATAGAAGATGTGTTGGCCCGCCGGGTGAGGATGCTGTTTCTGGATGCCCGTGCTGCTCTTGAAATAGCTCCGAAAGTGGCATCGGTATTAGCGGCGGAACTGGGAAAGGACAAAACCTGGGAGCAGGCGCAGATAGCCGACTTTAACCGGTTGGCAAGAGGATATATCTTGAATTAG
- a CDS encoding glycerophosphodiester phosphodiesterase family protein, whose product MKSCMVLRRGLVASLMFLLLSGIQSVSAQGKLHLLKFDDVTQLRDFFKYAGNGSIIVSGHRGGYEEGYAENCIEGLENVLKQMPAFFEIDPRLTKDSVIVLMHDATLDRTTTGTGKVCDHTWKELQKLRLKDHSGKVTDCKIPTLEEVIKWSRGKTIINLDKKDVPMAMIAALIKKHKAERHVMLTVHTGAQARYYYDRFPTIMMSAFARNMKEFEDLSISGVPWENMIAYVGHSITPENKKIVEMLHARGVRCMISVAPTHDRLPSKEERALKYKEEIDKKPDIIESDIPTEVWTVLQSR is encoded by the coding sequence ATGAAAAGTTGTATGGTTTTGCGGAGAGGACTCGTAGCCTCATTGATGTTTCTTCTGTTGTCAGGGATACAGTCTGTGTCGGCGCAGGGAAAACTACATCTGTTAAAGTTTGACGATGTCACACAATTGAGAGACTTCTTTAAATATGCGGGAAATGGCTCAATCATTGTAAGCGGACATCGCGGTGGGTACGAAGAAGGATATGCGGAAAATTGCATCGAAGGTTTGGAAAATGTGCTGAAGCAGATGCCGGCTTTCTTCGAAATCGATCCTCGTCTGACAAAAGATAGCGTGATTGTATTGATGCATGATGCTACTTTGGATCGTACAACAACAGGAACGGGAAAAGTTTGCGATCATACCTGGAAAGAGTTGCAGAAGCTTCGTCTGAAAGACCATTCGGGTAAAGTGACCGACTGCAAGATTCCTACTTTGGAAGAAGTGATCAAATGGAGCAGAGGTAAAACGATTATCAACCTTGATAAGAAAGATGTGCCGATGGCTATGATTGCGGCTTTAATCAAAAAGCATAAGGCGGAGCGACATGTGATGCTGACTGTGCATACCGGTGCCCAAGCCAGATACTATTATGACCGTTTCCCGACGATTATGATGTCCGCTTTCGCCCGTAATATGAAAGAGTTTGAGGACTTGTCGATATCAGGTGTGCCATGGGAAAATATGATCGCTTATGTAGGGCATAGTATAACACCCGAAAATAAGAAAATCGTTGAAATGCTGCATGCTCGTGGCGTACGTTGTATGATTAGTGTGGCACCTACGCACGACAGGTTGCCTTCGAAAGAAGAACGGGCTTTGAAATATAAAGAAGAGATAGATAAGAAACCGGATATTATAGAATCTGATATACCGACAGAAGTATGGACAGTTTTGCAATCTCGATAG
- a CDS encoding sn-glycerol-1-phosphate dehydrogenase, with amino-acid sequence MSKVEQALKAANETRALRIGSGILNDVAGLFKEQFAGRKAVVVADVTTYRVAGERVEKELRNANIELLPSFIFTDSDLYAEYSYVDRLVESLKVHDAIPVAVGSGTINDLTKLASHLVGRRYMCVATAASMDGYTAFGASITANGAKQTFSCPAPQAVLADIEIIKKAPKPMTASGYADLFAKVTAGADWILADWMGVEDIDEKAWSIVQDGLHDALSNPEGAVAGDEKAVLQLIEGLMLGGFAMQWSKSSRPASGAEHQFSHLWNMEHHLNQGEHVSHGFQVSIGMLAITAFYEQVLNTPLEKLDVEACCAAWPEPEIADKVALDMFVGTDFPTIGLQETKAKYVTREQLAIQLRQLKEYWPEIRERLSKQLVPYKEVKQSLRQVGAPVEPEQIGITRKRLRETFVRAQFIRRRFTVLDLAVRTGYMEQWLDGLFGKGKIWEITD; translated from the coding sequence ATGTCAAAAGTAGAACAAGCATTGAAAGCTGCGAATGAGACACGTGCTCTTCGTATAGGAAGCGGCATATTAAATGACGTAGCCGGACTGTTTAAAGAACAGTTTGCAGGAAGAAAAGCTGTAGTGGTAGCTGATGTAACCACCTATCGTGTTGCCGGCGAAAGAGTTGAGAAAGAGTTGCGTAATGCGAATATAGAATTATTACCATCTTTTATTTTCACTGATTCCGACCTGTATGCGGAATATTCGTATGTTGACCGTCTGGTCGAATCGTTGAAAGTGCATGATGCTATTCCGGTAGCTGTCGGCTCCGGTACGATTAATGATTTAACGAAGTTAGCTTCTCATCTGGTCGGAAGAAGATATATGTGTGTGGCCACTGCCGCTTCCATGGATGGATATACTGCATTCGGTGCTTCCATTACTGCCAATGGCGCTAAACAGACTTTTAGCTGTCCGGCTCCGCAAGCTGTATTGGCTGACATCGAAATCATAAAGAAAGCTCCCAAGCCGATGACGGCATCAGGATATGCCGATTTGTTTGCCAAAGTGACGGCTGGTGCCGATTGGATTCTTGCCGATTGGATGGGCGTGGAAGATATTGATGAAAAGGCATGGTCGATTGTGCAGGATGGATTGCATGATGCGCTTTCGAATCCTGAAGGTGCGGTGGCCGGAGACGAAAAAGCGGTGTTACAACTTATTGAAGGATTGATGCTGGGAGGTTTTGCCATGCAATGGTCTAAATCGAGTCGTCCGGCTTCGGGAGCGGAACATCAGTTCAGCCATCTTTGGAATATGGAACATCATTTAAATCAAGGTGAGCATGTTTCTCATGGCTTTCAGGTGAGTATAGGTATGTTGGCTATAACGGCATTTTATGAACAAGTGTTGAACACCCCACTAGAGAAACTGGACGTGGAAGCGTGCTGTGCGGCATGGCCCGAACCGGAAATAGCCGATAAGGTAGCTCTTGATATGTTTGTCGGTACTGATTTTCCTACTATCGGTCTGCAGGAGACGAAAGCGAAATATGTGACACGAGAGCAATTGGCTATTCAGTTGCGGCAGTTGAAAGAATACTGGCCTGAAATTCGTGAACGTTTGTCCAAACAGTTGGTTCCTTACAAAGAAGTGAAACAATCCTTGCGGCAGGTAGGCGCTCCTGTAGAACCGGAACAAATCGGTATTACACGGAAACGTCTGCGTGAAACGTTTGTTCGTGCACAATTTATCCGTCGTCGTTTTACTGTCCTCGATTTAGCTGTACGGACAGGATATATGGAACAGTGGCTGGATGGATTGTTTGGTAAAGGTAAAATATGGGAAATAACAGATTAA
- a CDS encoding MFS transporter, whose protein sequence is MELQGMAPEVAKKFKYWQTRTIIASMIGYALFYFVRKNLSIAMPAMQDDLGITKGDLGLFLTLHGLLYGVSKFANGFVGDRVNARYFMVTGLVLSAACNIWFGFSSAVVMFGVVWMLNGWFQGMGFPPCARLLTHWIPPTQLATKMSVWNTSHSVGAGLVVIVCGYIVSLGWRWCFWFPSIIALVGAVGLWFALRDTPRSVGFPELNSKTGAEEKEDTSAEFKQFVRKNVFGNPAIWVLAIANFFVYIVRYAVLDWGPTLLGEWKGVSIHHAGWMVAAFEISGIIGMLVAGWATDRFFGGRGPRVCVICMALATVFVALFWGISQPPMWLATLLLGAAGFCIYGPQALVGIAAANIATKKAAATAVGFTGLFGYVSTLVSGWGLGLLAQHYGWDIAVGALILIAIMGTLIFMAAWSAKANGYDND, encoded by the coding sequence ATGGAACTACAAGGAATGGCGCCCGAAGTGGCAAAGAAATTTAAATACTGGCAGACACGGACGATCATAGCAAGTATGATAGGCTATGCTCTATTCTATTTTGTTCGTAAAAACTTGAGTATTGCAATGCCTGCCATGCAGGATGATTTGGGAATAACCAAGGGAGACTTGGGATTATTTCTGACCTTGCACGGATTATTGTATGGAGTTTCCAAGTTTGCCAACGGTTTTGTTGGCGACCGGGTGAATGCCCGCTATTTTATGGTGACAGGTTTGGTGCTCTCAGCAGCATGTAATATTTGGTTTGGGTTTAGTTCTGCTGTGGTGATGTTTGGCGTTGTGTGGATGCTGAACGGATGGTTTCAGGGAATGGGATTTCCCCCTTGTGCCCGTTTATTGACGCATTGGATACCTCCTACACAGTTGGCAACAAAGATGTCGGTGTGGAATACCTCACATTCTGTTGGCGCAGGCCTGGTGGTGATTGTTTGCGGATATATTGTCAGTCTCGGATGGCGCTGGTGCTTCTGGTTTCCTTCTATTATAGCCTTGGTGGGTGCAGTCGGTTTGTGGTTTGCTTTGCGCGATACGCCGCGCTCGGTAGGGTTTCCGGAGCTCAACTCAAAAACGGGCGCAGAAGAAAAAGAAGATACTTCTGCCGAGTTTAAGCAGTTTGTTCGTAAGAATGTCTTTGGAAATCCGGCGATTTGGGTACTGGCTATTGCCAACTTTTTTGTGTATATCGTGCGCTATGCTGTACTTGACTGGGGACCGACTCTTTTGGGAGAATGGAAGGGAGTTTCTATTCATCATGCAGGTTGGATGGTGGCAGCCTTTGAAATATCCGGAATTATAGGTATGCTGGTAGCCGGTTGGGCAACCGATCGTTTCTTTGGTGGGCGTGGTCCGCGCGTTTGTGTGATTTGCATGGCACTGGCTACGGTGTTCGTTGCTTTATTCTGGGGAATATCCCAACCTCCCATGTGGCTTGCTACGCTTTTATTGGGAGCTGCAGGGTTCTGTATTTATGGTCCGCAAGCTTTGGTAGGTATTGCTGCAGCTAATATAGCCACAAAGAAGGCAGCCGCTACGGCAGTCGGATTCACAGGATTGTTTGGATATGTCAGTACGCTGGTTTCCGGTTGGGGATTAGGATTGTTAGCTCAACATTATGGTTGGGATATTGCAGTGGGTGCATTAATTCTGATTGCTATAATGGGAACTTTGATATTTATGGCCGCATGGTCGGCAAAAGCGAATGGGTATGATAATGATTAA
- a CDS encoding HAD-IIA family hydrolase: MIMINEVEHKLNAELMDRIRRIKHIALDMDGTIYNGNTLFPFTIAFLDKMKELGIGYSFLTNNPSKSTNDYLRHLSAMGIKAVKDEFYTSAQATIDYIRVHHPECKRLFLLGTPSMIKEFEEAGFESTDDNADDEPDAVVVSFDMSLVYSRLCRAAWWINQKKLYIATNPDRVCPTDKPLVLVDCGSICSSLEYATGREPDVVIGKPDPRMLNGIMERHNLRADQVAMVGDRIYTDILMAQKAKALGVLVLSGETTYETAIAVHPNPDLILRDLAELQQMLLLAHEID; encoded by the coding sequence ATGATAATGATTAATGAGGTAGAACATAAATTGAACGCGGAACTTATGGATCGTATTCGTCGGATCAAGCATATTGCTTTGGACATGGATGGAACGATTTATAACGGAAACACATTATTCCCTTTTACGATTGCTTTCTTGGATAAAATGAAAGAGTTGGGAATTGGCTACTCGTTTCTGACGAATAATCCTTCCAAAAGCACGAATGATTATCTTCGACACCTGTCCGCCATGGGGATTAAAGCTGTGAAAGATGAATTTTATACATCGGCTCAGGCGACCATAGATTACATACGTGTGCATCATCCGGAGTGTAAACGGCTGTTCTTGTTGGGCACTCCCAGCATGATAAAAGAGTTTGAGGAAGCCGGTTTCGAGTCTACTGACGACAATGCTGATGATGAACCGGATGCAGTGGTTGTCAGCTTCGACATGTCGCTTGTTTACTCGCGCTTATGTCGTGCTGCGTGGTGGATTAATCAGAAGAAACTCTATATTGCTACTAATCCGGATCGTGTGTGTCCTACGGACAAGCCTTTGGTATTGGTGGATTGTGGCTCTATTTGCTCCAGTTTGGAGTATGCTACAGGGCGGGAGCCGGATGTTGTGATTGGAAAGCCCGATCCGCGAATGTTGAACGGGATAATGGAACGGCATAACTTGCGTGCGGATCAGGTAGCCATGGTGGGTGATCGTATTTATACCGATATATTGATGGCGCAGAAAGCAAAAGCTTTGGGAGTGCTGGTACTTTCCGGTGAAACCACGTATGAGACAGCTATTGCTGTCCATCCCAATCCGGACTTGATTCTGCGTGACTTGGCAGAGCTTCAGCAAATGCTTTTATTGGCTCATGAAATAGATTAG